Proteins encoded together in one Alphaproteobacteria bacterium CG11_big_fil_rev_8_21_14_0_20_39_49 window:
- a CDS encoding pantoate--beta-alanine ligase, protein MLSVGTKSDLRDLLARFRKEGKKIGFVPTMGALHEGHLSLVDIAKQNSDIVVVSIFVNPTQFAEGEDFDKYPRTIEDDKKQLQTKNVDVIYLPSKEEMYPQGFDIKISVGQIAKELEGVTRPHFFDGVALVVNKLFMQVQPDIAVFGQKDYQQLHVIRKLVLAFDIAVKVIGADIIREESGLAMSSRNRYLSPEKRELAANLYRVMNEVADNVKKGVSFEDALYRGREELQKAGFTKVDYLEIRDPETLLKTDSLPARLLAAVYLDEVRLIDNIQIL, encoded by the coding sequence ATGTTATCGGTCGGTACTAAATCGGATTTGCGTGATCTTTTAGCTCGGTTCCGTAAGGAAGGTAAAAAAATAGGTTTTGTACCTACAATGGGTGCATTACATGAAGGGCATCTTTCATTGGTGGATATCGCAAAACAAAACTCGGATATCGTAGTTGTAAGTATATTCGTTAATCCGACACAATTTGCCGAAGGTGAGGATTTTGATAAATATCCACGCACAATAGAAGATGATAAAAAACAACTTCAAACAAAAAATGTGGACGTAATTTACCTGCCGAGCAAGGAGGAGATGTACCCTCAAGGATTTGACATAAAAATATCGGTAGGGCAAATAGCAAAAGAACTAGAAGGCGTGACAAGACCGCATTTTTTCGATGGTGTAGCACTGGTAGTCAATAAATTATTCATGCAGGTGCAGCCTGATATAGCCGTGTTCGGGCAGAAAGATTATCAGCAGCTACATGTTATACGTAAATTGGTTTTGGCTTTTGACATAGCTGTAAAAGTAATCGGTGCGGATATTATCAGGGAAGAAAGCGGGCTTGCCATGTCGTCACGCAACAGGTACTTATCGCCTGAAAAAAGGGAATTGGCGGCTAATTTATACAGGGTAATGAACGAGGTAGCCGACAATGTAAAAAAAGGCGTTTCTTTCGAAGATGCGTTATATCGGGGAAGGGAAGAATTGCAAAAGGCAGGTTTTACAAAAGTGGATTACCTTGAAATAAGAGACCCCGAAACCCTGTTAAAAACCGACTCCCTGCCCGCAAGACTTCTGGCAGCAGTATATCTGGACGAGGTAAGGCTGATAGATAATATTCAGATACTATAG
- a CDS encoding deoxyhypusine synthase (transforms a conserved lysine residue of initiation factor 5A into deoxyhypusine): protein MTQQNTKQRNDAKAQLLSREVKHIDITSFDARPIIDSMDNMSFTSRDLARATEIFNNMQKDKSCSVILTLAGSTSAGGCMKLYTDLVKYNMVDAIVATGASIVDMDFFEALGFKHYQGSQFEDDKNLRDLYIDRIYDTYIDEEDLQSCDNTIYELANSLEKRPYSSREFIYEMGKWLADGNAKKKDSLVQLCYEKNVPIFCPAFTDSSAGFGLVKHQVDNPEKHMTIDSIRDFRELTDIKIKAGTTGLLMIGGGVPKNFVQDTVVCAEVLGIEAEMHKYAIQITVADVRDGACSSSTLKEACSWGKVDTAYEQMVYAEATSVMPLLASDAYHRGYWKDREPKEYSKLFV from the coding sequence ATGACACAACAAAATACAAAACAAAGAAACGATGCCAAGGCACAGCTACTCAGCCGTGAAGTTAAGCATATTGACATAACTTCATTTGACGCACGTCCTATAATTGACAGCATGGATAATATGTCTTTCACATCACGTGACCTTGCCCGTGCCACGGAAATATTCAATAATATGCAGAAAGACAAGAGTTGCTCTGTAATTCTTACTCTTGCAGGTTCCACTTCCGCTGGTGGCTGCATGAAGCTTTATACCGACCTTGTAAAATATAATATGGTAGATGCCATAGTTGCAACTGGTGCTTCAATTGTTGATATGGATTTTTTTGAGGCTTTGGGTTTCAAACATTATCAGGGTAGCCAGTTTGAGGACGATAAAAATTTACGTGACCTGTATATTGACCGTATCTACGACACATATATTGATGAAGAAGACTTGCAAAGCTGTGATAATACTATTTACGAGCTAGCAAACTCTCTGGAAAAACGCCCATATAGCTCACGTGAGTTTATTTATGAAATGGGAAAATGGCTGGCTGACGGCAATGCGAAAAAGAAAGATTCGCTTGTTCAGCTTTGTTATGAGAAGAACGTGCCTATTTTCTGCCCTGCTTTCACCGATTCATCGGCAGGTTTCGGTCTGGTAAAGCATCAGGTTGACAACCCTGAAAAGCACATGACTATTGATTCTATCCGTGATTTCCGTGAACTGACCGATATTAAAATAAAGGCAGGCACTACGGGCTTATTGATGATAGGCGGCGGCGTTCCTAAAAACTTCGTGCAGGATACCGTAGTATGTGCCGAGGTTTTAGGTATTGAAGCTGAAATGCATAAATACGCTATCCAGATAACCGTTGCCGATGTGCGTGACGGTGCTTGCTCCAGTTCTACATTGAAAGAAGCATGTTCATGGGGTAAGGTAGATACCGCATATGAACAGATGGTATATGCAGAAGCAACTTCCGTGATGCCGTTGCTTGCAAGTGACGCATATCACAGAGGGTACTGGAAAGACAGGGAGCCGAAGGAATATTCTAAACTATTTGTATAG
- the recJ gene encoding single-stranded-DNA-specific exonuclease RecJ, whose amino-acid sequence MLKAKGIVEETELREYHSVKGAVWKLRACDERQVIAISQKLEIPEILARMLYIRGVGLKDAESFLNPTLKFLMPDPFHLLDMEKAANRLADAVEKGEEIAVYGDYDVDGATSSSLLKRYFREIGNEPIIYIPDRIKEGYGPNTDALLYLKEHGVDVCVTVDCGTMSFEPLAAAKEAGLEVIVIDHHLSAETLPEAVAVVNPNRLDETSDQKHLAAVGVCFLLIVAVNKTLRERGWFEKRKAPDLLNLLDIVALGTVCDVVPLKGVNRAFVSQGLKVMRNRHNCGLAALADIAKVDDCPSTYHLGFMMGPRINAGGRVGQSDLGARLLSTEDVDEAYDISMKLDNFNMERRAIESMVLESAVAQIEQKGTDRPVLFALGKGWHPGVVGIVSSRITERFNRPSAIISLNEGLGKASARSVSGIDFGSAIVAANQAGLLVTGGGHAMAAGFTVEESKIDAMYEFLCKRFEENIDECAVKQIKADGFLSIDSATVELTDLIKKVEPFGTSNPEPRFIFNDLYIIYADIVGADHIKCVFGTDHAGNMGKTIKGMAFRSLETPLGKALLDNRGKTVSVAARVKLNSWRGVDTVELLIDDVAV is encoded by the coding sequence ATGTTAAAAGCAAAAGGTATTGTAGAAGAAACGGAGTTAAGAGAGTATCATTCGGTAAAAGGGGCGGTTTGGAAATTAAGGGCGTGTGATGAGCGGCAAGTTATAGCCATCTCGCAAAAATTAGAAATACCCGAAATACTGGCAAGAATGCTTTATATACGTGGTGTGGGTCTAAAAGATGCAGAATCATTTTTGAACCCCACATTAAAATTTCTAATGCCCGATCCGTTCCATCTTCTGGATATGGAAAAGGCTGCTAACCGTCTGGCGGACGCAGTTGAAAAAGGAGAGGAAATAGCCGTATATGGCGATTATGACGTAGACGGTGCTACATCTTCCTCGCTTTTGAAAAGATATTTCCGTGAAATAGGCAACGAACCTATAATCTATATCCCCGACCGCATAAAAGAGGGATATGGTCCTAATACCGATGCTCTTTTATATTTAAAAGAACATGGTGTAGATGTCTGTGTTACGGTGGATTGCGGCACTATGTCGTTTGAGCCTCTGGCAGCCGCAAAAGAGGCCGGGCTTGAGGTTATAGTCATCGACCACCATTTAAGTGCGGAAACGCTGCCTGAAGCTGTAGCCGTAGTAAACCCGAATCGCCTTGATGAAACATCCGACCAGAAACACCTTGCCGCAGTCGGGGTCTGTTTTCTTCTTATCGTTGCCGTTAATAAGACATTGCGTGAACGTGGTTGGTTTGAAAAAAGAAAAGCACCAGATTTGCTTAACCTGCTTGATATCGTGGCACTGGGGACGGTTTGTGATGTCGTACCTTTAAAAGGTGTTAACAGAGCTTTTGTATCACAAGGGCTAAAGGTAATGCGTAACAGGCATAATTGTGGGCTTGCGGCACTTGCCGATATTGCTAAAGTAGATGATTGCCCGAGTACCTATCATTTGGGATTTATGATGGGACCGAGGATAAACGCAGGGGGCAGAGTCGGTCAGTCCGACTTGGGGGCTAGGCTCCTATCTACCGAAGATGTTGATGAAGCATACGATATATCCATGAAACTTGATAATTTTAACATGGAAAGGCGTGCTATCGAAAGCATGGTGTTGGAAAGTGCAGTTGCCCAGATAGAGCAAAAAGGTACTGACAGACCCGTCTTGTTCGCACTGGGCAAAGGCTGGCATCCGGGAGTTGTGGGCATAGTATCCAGCCGTATAACGGAAAGGTTTAACCGACCAAGTGCAATTATTTCACTTAATGAAGGGTTGGGAAAAGCATCGGCACGATCTGTAAGCGGTATTGATTTTGGCTCGGCAATAGTTGCCGCCAATCAGGCAGGGTTGCTGGTCACCGGTGGAGGACATGCCATGGCGGCAGGCTTCACCGTTGAGGAAAGCAAGATAGACGCTATGTATGAGTTTCTTTGCAAAAGATTCGAAGAAAATATTGATGAATGTGCGGTAAAACAAATTAAGGCAGATGGTTTTTTAAGCATTGACTCTGCCACGGTTGAACTTACCGACCTCATAAAAAAGGTGGAACCGTTCGGTACTTCAAACCCTGAGCCACGCTTTATATTCAATGACCTTTATATTATATATGCCGATATTGTGGGTGCGGATCACATAAAATGCGTGTTCGGTACGGATCATGCCGGCAATATGGGTAAGACCATAAAAGGTATGGCTTTCCGCAGCCTTGAAACGCCTCTGGGTAAGGCATTGCTTGACAATAGGGGGAAGACGGTATCTGTTGCGGCAAGGGTGAAGCTAAATAGCTGGCGTGGGGTTGACACTGTTGAATTGTTAATAGATGATGTTGCCGTTTAG
- a CDS encoding YnbE family lipoprotein, translating into MNGLKYITLILMFFTFACTKHEVKFQAPDKPIEINLNINIDHRVKVEIEKDLENAMSDSDIF; encoded by the coding sequence ATGAACGGATTGAAATATATTACATTAATACTCATGTTTTTTACGTTCGCATGTACAAAGCATGAAGTAAAATTTCAGGCTCCCGACAAGCCTATCGAGATAAACCTTAACATTAACATTGACCACAGGGTTAAGGTCGAGATAGAGAAGGATCTTGAAAATGCAATGTCTGATTCGGATATTTTCTAA
- a CDS encoding phosphoribosylformylglycinamidine cyclo-ligase, translating to MNNRYKDAGVDIDAGNRLVDRIKPLAKSTSRIGADADLGGFGGLFDLAACKYDDPVLVSANDGVGTKLKIAFEANKHDTIGIDLVAMCVNDLVVQGAEPLFFLDYFATGKLSNDVAYDVIKGIAEGCKLANAALIGGETAEMPGMYAEGHYDLAGFAVGAVERRNILPKGDIKEGDVILGLASSGIHSNGYSLVRHIIDNNGLDYSGTAPFDDSKTLGEVLLTPTKIYIKSCLEAVRTDKVKALAHITGGGFTENIPRVLSDDIAANIDCSAWTMPCVFKFLADLGEITAEEMLKTFNCGIGMIIVVGKNDSSQIKSTLEKSGETVFEIGSIIKCEDESVVYSDIEKLL from the coding sequence ATGAATAACAGATATAAAGATGCAGGCGTAGATATAGATGCAGGCAACCGTTTAGTAGACAGGATAAAACCGCTGGCAAAATCCACCTCAAGAATAGGTGCTGATGCCGACCTTGGCGGCTTTGGCGGATTGTTCGATTTAGCAGCATGTAAGTATGATGACCCCGTTCTGGTTTCAGCCAATGACGGAGTGGGTACAAAGCTGAAGATTGCCTTTGAGGCAAATAAACATGACACCATCGGGATAGATTTAGTTGCTATGTGCGTGAACGATCTGGTAGTACAGGGAGCCGAGCCGTTATTTTTTCTTGATTATTTTGCAACCGGAAAATTAAGCAATGATGTTGCCTATGATGTAATAAAAGGTATAGCCGAAGGCTGCAAGCTTGCTAACGCAGCCCTGATAGGCGGCGAGACTGCCGAAATGCCCGGAATGTATGCCGAAGGTCATTATGATCTGGCGGGTTTTGCCGTGGGTGCGGTGGAACGCAGGAACATACTGCCTAAAGGCGATATAAAAGAAGGCGATGTTATATTAGGTCTGGCATCTAGCGGGATACATTCGAACGGTTATTCTCTCGTCAGACATATTATTGATAATAACGGGCTTGATTATTCAGGCACAGCCCCGTTTGATGATAGCAAAACATTGGGCGAAGTATTACTTACACCTACAAAAATATATATAAAGTCATGTCTGGAAGCTGTCAGGACTGACAAAGTAAAAGCACTTGCTCATATTACCGGCGGCGGTTTTACCGAGAATATCCCGCGTGTCCTTTCCGATGATATTGCGGCAAATATTGATTGTTCTGCTTGGACTATGCCTTGTGTTTTCAAGTTCCTTGCCGATTTAGGGGAGATTACGGCAGAAGAAATGTTAAAAACATTCAATTGCGGTATCGGAATGATTATAGTTGTCGGCAAGAATGATTCGTCACAAATTAAATCCACACTGGAAAAATCAGGTGAAACTGTTTTTGAGATAGGAAGTATTATAAAATGTGAAGACGAATCGGTTGTTTATAGCGACATAGAAAAGTTGTTGTAA
- a CDS encoding transcriptional regulator: MITARRLHVRRFIRMLKCLSRLVFHDGSNINIMSKLLKITSCLSALLLSGCSGYFGNYWTATENYAKPIGQSRVTDNTTIYTDTLKCLAHQMEQENITPDIMTVGKVLDYTGKDDIETGRRLTQGATLMVISALSKAGVPQVERYDTSVNEFELKMKDNKLIKNSIAGDERAFQPIIAGSIVGSKYTIMGGITELNYNIRSNDVNALFDFASGGMRYYVMNVAMDFRIVETETLKIMSTVSYQKQIIGREVQAGVFEFFDDKLLDIGIGERSLEPMQLAVRAISELAVYDLLNDLYQIPRAYCYNLTVPRNN, encoded by the coding sequence ATGATAACGGCACGCAGACTACACGTACGCCGTTTTATCAGAATGTTGAAATGCCTAAGTAGGTTAGTGTTTCATGACGGGAGTAATATCAATATAATGTCTAAGCTTTTAAAAATAACTTCATGCCTGTCTGCATTGCTACTTAGCGGGTGCAGCGGCTATTTCGGTAACTATTGGACAGCTACGGAAAATTACGCAAAACCTATCGGGCAGAGCAGGGTAACGGATAATACTACTATTTATACCGATACGCTGAAATGTCTGGCACATCAGATGGAGCAGGAAAACATAACTCCTGATATAATGACCGTAGGTAAGGTTCTCGATTATACTGGAAAAGATGACATTGAAACGGGTCGCAGGCTTACGCAGGGAGCCACTCTTATGGTTATCTCGGCACTTTCAAAGGCAGGTGTGCCGCAGGTTGAAAGATATGACACTTCCGTCAATGAGTTCGAACTGAAAATGAAGGATAACAAACTTATAAAAAACAGTATCGCAGGCGATGAAAGAGCGTTCCAGCCTATTATTGCCGGTTCTATTGTGGGAAGTAAATATACCATAATGGGCGGTATAACCGAACTTAACTATAATATACGCTCAAATGACGTTAACGCTCTTTTTGATTTTGCCTCAGGCGGTATGCGTTATTACGTAATGAACGTAGCTATGGATTTTCGTATCGTAGAAACAGAGACATTGAAGATTATGTCGACTGTAAGCTATCAAAAACAAATTATCGGTCGTGAAGTACAAGCAGGTGTCTTCGAATTCTTTGATGACAAGCTTTTAGATATAGGAATCGGAGAGCGTTCGCTTGAGCCGATGCAGCTTGCCGTAAGAGCTATATCGGAGTTGGCGGTCTATGATCTGCTTAACGACCTGTACCAAATTCCCCGTGCATATTGTTACAACCTGACTGTGCCTCGGAATAATTAA
- a CDS encoding DNA replication protein — protein sequence MSQKSFDLSVKIPVREDDYIISNSNVNAFSLIGKWPQWDSKILLLYGSESSGKTHLAKIWCKNANAISLSAEDIYTNNFDLSKNHLLDDLEKVCDEPALLHFYNMVKEADSGYLLMTAGNSPSNMKIRLADLRSRLGAVASIGINDPDDEILRQILVKRFASRQLKVDMDVIKYIVSRMERSFLAAEKLVDILDKEALKQKKNITIPFVKTLLEN from the coding sequence ATGTCACAAAAATCATTTGATCTGTCAGTAAAAATACCCGTAAGGGAAGATGACTACATCATATCTAATTCTAATGTAAACGCATTTTCTCTTATCGGCAAATGGCCGCAGTGGGATTCGAAGATATTATTGCTTTATGGCTCTGAGTCTAGCGGCAAGACCCATCTTGCCAAAATATGGTGTAAAAATGCAAACGCCATATCGCTGTCTGCTGAAGATATATATACGAATAATTTTGACCTGTCTAAAAACCATCTTCTGGACGATCTGGAAAAGGTATGTGACGAACCCGCCCTGTTGCATTTTTATAATATGGTCAAAGAGGCAGATAGCGGATATCTTCTAATGACCGCAGGCAACAGCCCGTCAAATATGAAAATACGTCTGGCAGACCTAAGGTCAAGACTGGGTGCGGTTGCATCTATAGGCATCAACGACCCTGACGATGAGATACTAAGACAAATACTGGTAAAACGTTTTGCCTCAAGGCAGTTGAAGGTTGATATGGACGTCATAAAATATATAGTATCACGCATGGAAAGATCGTTCCTAGCGGCAGAAAAACTGGTAGATATCCTTGATAAGGAAGCTCTTAAACAGAAAAAAAATATCACCATACCTTTTGTTAAAACTCTTTTGGAAAATTAA
- a CDS encoding AI-2E family transporter, whose product MTTRDKLLFWVIGFSLLGGFLYMVSGILLPFVVAMIAAYFLDPAADKLEKFGLSRSIATLIITGIFFVTVILMAMLLAPILYDQLLSMFRKIPEYITLANEKFLPRFSSILEQIDPDAINKAKESVSEISAYAFRFVTKVMGNIWNSGLAVVNILSLLFVTPIVTFYMLRDWDRLLEKVKGWLPADNKKVILEQAREIDKTLSGYIRGQTNVCIILGAFYGIALSLVGLEFGFAIGLATGILSFIPYVGLLFGFVVGMVIAILQFGNIIDVGIVASIFIIGQIVEGNFITPKLVGDKVGLHPVWIIFGMMAGASMFGFLGILLAIPVTAVIGVLVRFSLAQYLKSSFYKVDKPTKTPKSRKAVKSNG is encoded by the coding sequence ATGACCACAAGAGATAAGCTCCTGTTCTGGGTAATAGGTTTTTCATTACTTGGAGGCTTCTTATATATGGTCAGCGGCATATTGCTGCCGTTCGTAGTTGCAATGATAGCAGCCTATTTTCTTGATCCTGCCGCCGATAAACTTGAGAAGTTCGGGTTATCACGCTCAATTGCAACTTTAATTATTACCGGTATATTTTTTGTCACTGTAATTTTGATGGCAATGCTGCTAGCTCCGATACTGTATGACCAGCTACTTTCAATGTTCAGGAAGATTCCCGAATATATTACCCTTGCCAATGAAAAGTTCCTGCCAAGATTCTCAAGCATATTAGAGCAGATAGACCCCGATGCTATAAACAAAGCAAAAGAATCAGTCAGTGAGATATCCGCTTATGCTTTCAGGTTCGTAACAAAGGTTATGGGTAATATATGGAACTCAGGGCTTGCGGTGGTTAATATCCTTTCGTTGTTATTCGTCACGCCGATAGTTACTTTTTATATGCTGCGTGATTGGGATAGGTTACTTGAAAAGGTAAAAGGGTGGCTGCCTGCCGATAACAAAAAAGTCATTCTTGAGCAGGCTCGTGAAATCGACAAAACCCTTTCAGGCTATATAAGAGGACAAACAAATGTGTGTATTATTTTAGGAGCTTTCTACGGTATAGCGTTGAGCCTTGTCGGGCTTGAGTTCGGCTTTGCGATAGGTCTTGCTACGGGTATATTGTCATTTATCCCTTATGTAGGACTTTTGTTCGGTTTCGTTGTGGGCATGGTAATTGCCATATTGCAATTCGGTAATATTATTGATGTCGGTATTGTCGCTTCAATATTTATTATAGGGCAAATAGTGGAAGGGAACTTCATTACTCCTAAACTTGTAGGTGATAAGGTGGGGCTGCACCCTGTCTGGATAATATTCGGAATGATGGCAGGTGCTTCTATGTTCGGTTTCTTAGGTATATTGCTTGCCATACCTGTAACAGCCGTAATCGGTGTGTTGGTAAGGTTTTCGCTTGCACAGTATTTAAAAAGCTCTTTTTATAAAGTTGACAAACCCACAAAAACACCAAAAAGCCGGAAAGCAGTTAAAAGTAACGGTTAG
- a CDS encoding DNA/RNA endonuclease G: MVDVTSIRREVRYGMPAADQVIFNRHYVLGYSYYFRQAKWALEIVDPDKTDVKRIDSFRPDYRIPEMFRADLVDYQSSGYDRGHLIASANQIETAVQNSETFLLSNMSPQDPKFNRGIWRELEEAVREMDSNPKIYETYVICGPVFDFRNAVNTIGSLDDNGVSLPIPNSYFKSILTEDYRGNLKMWSFIIPNKEADKPIGKYAVPTVMVEQYAGIKLWSNLEGKNIDGEKKKVRAYWG; the protein is encoded by the coding sequence GTGGTAGATGTAACAAGTATAAGAAGAGAAGTGCGTTACGGCATGCCTGCCGCAGATCAGGTGATATTCAACCGTCATTATGTATTAGGATATTCATATTATTTCCGTCAGGCAAAGTGGGCATTGGAAATTGTAGACCCCGATAAGACCGATGTAAAAAGAATAGATTCTTTCCGCCCCGATTACAGGATACCCGAAATGTTCCGTGCCGATTTGGTAGATTATCAAAGTTCAGGCTATGACAGGGGACACCTGATAGCAAGTGCCAACCAGATAGAAACGGCTGTGCAAAATAGCGAGACATTCCTGCTGTCCAATATGTCGCCGCAGGATCCTAAATTCAATAGGGGTATATGGCGTGAACTCGAAGAAGCCGTAAGGGAGATGGATTCCAACCCTAAAATATATGAAACATACGTTATCTGCGGTCCGGTATTTGACTTTAGAAACGCCGTCAACACAATAGGCTCGCTCGATGATAACGGAGTAAGCCTGCCGATACCCAATTCATATTTTAAGTCGATACTGACCGAGGACTACAGAGGAAACCTGAAAATGTGGTCGTTCATTATACCGAATAAAGAAGCCGATAAACCGATTGGAAAATACGCAGTTCCTACAGTCATGGTCGAGCAATATGCCGGTATTAAGCTATGGAGTAATCTGGAAGGTAAAAATATAGATGGCGAAAAGAAAAAAGTACGTGCATATTGGGGGTGA
- a CDS encoding ornithine decarboxylase, protein MMHELKTIKEISDDLSDKATFVFRPDALAKSVNFFKNNFKAELLYAVKTNPERHVLELLVAQGINSFDVASIEEIKLVRSISSDAKLYFMHPIKPRYAIKEAYFDYGVRNFSLDSDAELNKILNETGNAKDLSLHVRLSIPNNFAELSLSEKFGVNLQDAPELLKKIRKHADKMGICFHVGSQCMHPDAYRIAIRMAAQVVRQSGIKLEYFNVGGGFPSVYPGMTPPDMKEYFEAIHDELDEIKDVGDLQLLAEPGRAIVAESASLIVRVDMRKGNKLYINDGTYGSLFDAGFLGFIFPVRLICDERVYSSDLLPFSFYGPTCDSLDYMKGPFYLPNDTDEGDMIEIGQMGAYGRTMNTGFNGFAPEEQVRYVSDLPLMTMYSDEHCSDEQLEIIAA, encoded by the coding sequence ATGATGCATGAGCTCAAAACAATAAAAGAAATTTCTGACGATTTATCCGATAAAGCTACGTTTGTTTTTCGCCCGGATGCTTTGGCTAAGTCTGTAAATTTCTTTAAAAATAATTTCAAAGCCGAATTATTGTATGCGGTAAAGACCAATCCCGAAAGGCATGTACTTGAACTGCTTGTCGCACAGGGGATAAATTCTTTTGACGTTGCCTCCATAGAAGAGATAAAGCTGGTACGCAGCATATCTTCCGATGCAAAATTATATTTCATGCACCCTATAAAACCGCGTTATGCGATAAAAGAAGCATATTTTGATTATGGTGTCCGGAACTTTTCACTCGATAGTGACGCCGAGTTAAACAAAATATTGAATGAAACAGGCAATGCTAAGGATTTGAGCCTTCATGTAAGACTGTCCATACCTAATAATTTTGCCGAGCTTTCACTATCGGAAAAATTCGGGGTAAACTTGCAGGACGCACCTGAGCTTTTGAAGAAAATCCGTAAACATGCCGATAAAATGGGTATATGTTTCCATGTGGGTTCGCAGTGCATGCACCCTGATGCTTACCGTATTGCCATAAGAATGGCTGCACAGGTTGTACGCCAGTCCGGTATAAAACTTGAATATTTCAATGTAGGCGGCGGCTTCCCTTCTGTTTATCCGGGAATGACCCCTCCTGACATGAAGGAATATTTTGAAGCAATACATGATGAATTAGATGAAATAAAAGATGTGGGTGACTTGCAGCTTCTGGCAGAGCCGGGGCGTGCTATCGTTGCCGAATCAGCCTCTTTGATAGTCAGGGTTGACATGAGAAAAGGAAATAAGCTTTATATTAATGACGGCACATACGGAAGCCTATTTGATGCGGGCTTTTTAGGGTTTATTTTTCCTGTCAGGCTGATATGTGACGAAAGGGTATATTCAAGTGACTTGCTTCCTTTCAGTTTTTACGGTCCCACCTGTGATTCGCTTGATTATATGAAAGGTCCTTTTTATTTGCCTAACGATACTGACGAAGGCGATATGATAGAGATAGGTCAAATGGGAGCATACGGACGTACCATGAACACGGGTTTTAACGGCTTTGCTCCCGAAGAGCAGGTTAGATATGTAAGCGACCTGCCGTTAATGACAATGTATTCCGATGAACATTGCTCTGACGAACAGTTGGAAATTATAGCGGCATAG